In Fastidiosipila sp., the genomic window CCGTAATCGAGTGCCCGGAGCCGCTTATTTTCGCAGAGGATGACACCGAACCCCGTGATGGCGTAGCCAGGGTCAATGCCCAGAATGATCACCTCAACACCTCCGATGTTTCCTGCCGGCCCGGGCCGGCAAGGACTAGCTCTCCATAAACGCGTGCAGGGCCCTGATATTTTTCACCCAGTCGATGTCGTACATTTCCATGCCCCTGATGATCTTCTTGGCGTCATAAGTTTCGAGCGGCAGCATGAGCTGATCGAAAGAATAGGTGCTGTAGCTCCCGACGCCCAGAATCAGGTTCATCATCTCACCGTCGGTCAGATTGGTTTTGACCTCAGGCATCAGGGCCTCGACCGTTTCGGTCAATTTCCCGACATCGCTGCCCTTCATCTTGTTGAAGAGCGCCATGATGACTTTGCGCTGACGCTCCATCCGCTTGAAATCGGAATCCAGTTTCCTGATTCTGGAATAGTCAAGAGCGGCTTTGCCATTCAGGAGCTGGGGCCCCGACTGAAATGACCCGGCACCGATACTGGTCAAATAGTTGGCCTCGCTTGACGTCAAATCGATGGTGACGCCGCCGACCTTGTCAATGGCCTTGACAAAACCGGAAAAATCGGTGGCGATATAACGCGAAACATCCACCCTGAAGTTGCGCTGAACTGTTTTCATCAAGAGCCTGGGACCTCCCCAGGTATGGGCTGCGTTCAGCATGTAGTTCGAAGAATAATTTTTTCTGTAGGCCGGATCCGGGTCGTTCGGGATACTGACATAAATGGCCCGCATCAGGGAGGTCAGGTGAAAAGACCGGGTCTTCCTGTTAATGGTCAAAAGCATCATGGCGTCTGAACGCCCGTGTGCGTTGGGGTCCCGGGTGTCCGATCCGATGATTAGAATACTGGTGATTTCTTTATTTTGTAAAACAGGAATCCTCATCCCCTCCTTCATGTTGGGAGGGGCATCGATCCCGGAAAGATCCGTCTCAATCTTGATATCGCCGATCCGGTCATAATCACGAAGACCGATAATAAAGTAGAGATAACCGAAGGCAGAGGCCGCTGCGGCCAAGACAAGCCCCGTGAGGATGCCCGCCACGGAAACCAAGAGTTTCCTATTCCCGGATTTTTCTTTTACCATAGCTTGATTATATCCTACTAACCTGAAAAAACGGCAGGATAACTGCCGTCCAAGGGATAGTCAGAGCAAAGACCCTCAAGCGTCGAGCGGCTTGACACGCGCGATGCGGGATTTTCTTCTGGCAGCTGTATTTTTGGCGATCAGTCCGTCCGCAACGGCCCGGTCCATTTTCGCCTGAACCGTACGAGCCAGCTCCTCCGCCTCTGGAAGGCCCTGTTCCCGTGCAGCAATCGCCTTCTTGACCAGGGTCCGAAGCTCACTGCGCCTGTTTTTATTGGCAGCAGCTTTCGCCTGAGACGACCGCACACGTTTCATGGATGATTTAATATTGGGCACGCTTGTTTCCTCCTGCGTCACGATGGGTTCGATGAACAAGGCGTATTCTAACACGGCCGGCAAGAAAGGCGCAAGTCATGGAACCGGTGTGCCGACCGAAAGGTTCCTGGCCCCGACAAAAGAGACGGGTGAATCGGGCACAGAACTCCCTGCTCTTCACCGCTTCCTGTAGTCTTCCGCCAAAATGGCGTAATAGCAGGCATCCGGGAATTGACCGTCCGGCTTGTAGATGGACTGGCGGTGCAGGCCTTCATACTGCAT contains:
- the rpsT gene encoding 30S ribosomal protein S20 translates to MPNIKSSMKRVRSSQAKAAANKNRRSELRTLVKKAIAAREQGLPEAEELARTVQAKMDRAVADGLIAKNTAARRKSRIARVKPLDA
- a CDS encoding LCP family protein; the protein is MVKEKSGNRKLLVSVAGILTGLVLAAAASAFGYLYFIIGLRDYDRIGDIKIETDLSGIDAPPNMKEGMRIPVLQNKEITSILIIGSDTRDPNAHGRSDAMMLLTINRKTRSFHLTSLMRAIYVSIPNDPDPAYRKNYSSNYMLNAAHTWGGPRLLMKTVQRNFRVDVSRYIATDFSGFVKAIDKVGGVTIDLTSSEANYLTSIGAGSFQSGPQLLNGKAALDYSRIRKLDSDFKRMERQRKVIMALFNKMKGSDVGKLTETVEALMPEVKTNLTDGEMMNLILGVGSYSTYSFDQLMLPLETYDAKKIIRGMEMYDIDWVKNIRALHAFMES